The proteins below are encoded in one region of Meriones unguiculatus strain TT.TT164.6M chromosome 18, Bangor_MerUng_6.1, whole genome shotgun sequence:
- the LOC110564790 gene encoding small ribosomal subunit protein eS21-like, with translation MQNDAGEFVDLYVPRKCSASNRIVGAKDHASIQLNVAEVDKVTGRFNGQYKTYAICGAIRRMGESDDSILRLAKADGIVSKNF, from the coding sequence ATGCAGAACGACGCCGGCGAGTTCGTGGACCTCTACGTGCCGCGGAAATGCTCCGCGAGCAACCGCATCGTTGGTGCCAAGGACCACGCGTCCATCCAGTTGAATGTGGCCGAGGTCGACAAGGTCACTGGCCGGTTTAATGGCCAGTATAAAACCTATGCTATCTGCGGGGCCATTCGCAGGATGGGCGAGTCAGATGATTCTATTCTCCGGTTGGCTAAAGCTGATGGAATTGTCTCAAAGAACTTTTGA